The following DNA comes from Ascaphus truei isolate aAscTru1 chromosome 1, aAscTru1.hap1, whole genome shotgun sequence.
CGGGACACCCCAGCCAGACCAGATTTTGGGGATAATCAATTAATCATTAAGTACATTTGCACTTATTTAATATGTGAATGTGTGATTATCTGGTGATCCCTAAGGCATTGCTATGCTAGGGGAGAGGAGTCCTTGGTAGAGCGTTGAGAAACACTACTCTGCCACAATCTTTATTGTGAGCAGTCACAACTTTGGATCGTAAAAAGGCAGGAAATGAACTGCAGTCGCAaaggtgtatttaaaaaaaaatatgtagaaCAATGTAAATTGTTAGAAATTGCTGAATACAGTTTCCTTAAACATCTTATTTGCATTCCTGATAACTAACTCAGGTCAACAGTGCAATGGTGATCTAGTCATGGTGTTACAGTCACATTTAATGATTTGTTAACAATTCTGAGATAATAGTAAGATCTGAAGAAAGACTAGACTGGATGATTATCACACTGTTTATTTGCAGTTTGTTGGCATGTATGAGTTTGGTGAGCAAGACTGTGTGGTACAGAGAAGGTGTCCATGTTTATGTGAACATTGTAAAGTTGTGTTTTATTTAAAGGTGTAAAGAGAATTCCACAACCCTAATTGAAGTGTTTGTTTTTGGTCATTTTATTGCAGGTACAAGGAGAAACTGCAGAAAAAGTACCTTAAAGAATCCAACCATAAATTAAACTTCTCTGGTGCCCTTAACAGTCGCCGATGGACATTCTTGCAAAGAGGAGTGGATGATTTTCGAGATGGCTATCCTTTTTCCTCTGACACTGCTTACATTAAGTCTCACAAAGGGCCAGCTCCTGTTCTGCAGAATGCAGCCGATGAAACTGACCCAGCTGAGAAGAAGCCAAGGAAGAGATTCACCAGAGAACAGGCCTGTTTTTCCAAACTCCTCCCCCTGCAACAGGCCCGCAGGGAATACATCGCAGAGATAGAGTATGGCCTCACGCAGCACCCGCTGATTCTCTATCCTCATCTAGAGGAGGGAATTCCACCGGAGGTAAGCAATGGAAAGTGGGACTGGCTGTAGGGGTTGTTTTGTTTGGAACAGCGCCAATATATGGCATGGGAATGTACTTTGCAGTAATGTATCATAATAttaagtgagtgtgtgtataatagGAAGGTTTCTGGATTGCAAAACATGTttatgtgtgtattgtatgtctgtcaTTAATACTATTTTTTCCCCCCCTAGAAAGATGAAATATCCCTCAAAGTAACTGtaacaaatacagtatacagtctaATCATTTGAATTATGCTtaattggattgtaagctcttcggagtagggactccttttcctaaatattacttttatgtctgaagcacctctcccctttgtgttatttatattatttatctgattgtcacgtatattactgctgagaagtgctatgtacattaatggcgctatataaataaagacatacctaCATACAATTTTATGTTCATTGCTTTGTTAAGCTGTTTGAGGAAATAGTGGGCATCCTTGACCCAGAGATGCGCTTGAGAAGTGCGTTGGCGACTTCTGAAGCTGAAGATGTGGAGCAGGAAGATGAGCTCAGCACTCCCCAAAGAGAACAGCAAGAACCACGGAGTGTCAAGTCCAGGGATCTAAGCACCAGGCAATCGGCAATGTAAGTACTGTCCAAGGGGAGAGAGGAAAACAGGGGCATGTGTTTGTAAAAAGCAATTCTGCTGTGTATATTATAAGCTGGGATGCATCATTGTAATTGAATTTGAAACTTAGTAAGATTGGCTTTAGCCTGTTAACATCAAAATCAGAATTGGTAACTTTCTGTGCAAGAAGATTTGaggcccttttttttattttttatttttaactcaaCATTTGTCTTTTGCTTTCTTTCTAACAATGGTGTATAgtcacaataaaaatgcataatatTTTTTCATGCAAAGAGCTGACATAGTACACAGTGCTGAATATTGAGGaccgtatttactaagcagtctcctTCCATAAGTGACAAGACACAGAAGGGAAACAAAAAATACTTCCCAACCAAGAAGATCCCCATTCACTGCACAGCAAAAGCCGAAAAAGTATATTAGATCCGGGTACAAATACCCACTAGCAATATAGTAAAGTCAGCTGCATGGGGTACCatcaagtaaccgctcccaacactgtgggaggacagttaccactaatcgaataaaaaataaaaaataataaacactttATTCAAAAATCATATATTCGACGCAGTAACACTACAGTAACTCTAAtcatcataaaaacaattaaaacacttaaCAGGTGAGTACAGTAGGGTTCAGGGATATCTGTGATTAATTCCAGTATAATATTATGAATCCCTTAACCAAATGTCCTGAACATAGTAATTATAGTAATTATCTTGAATCAAATCCAACTAGATAGCAGATAGTAATATAAACAGCTAAAGGTGCAGCGCAGTGCATCACATAATGTATAACCATATATAAATAGTGGTATCTAATGTGAAGCTTATCGTAATGGATGTGATGCACACACCACAGGGTTGACAGAGAAGGTTGTATTATCTCAGGGTGGAGTACTCTTGCATGCAAAGTAATATAGGTGATTAATGTGTGCCATATCCCAATAGGAAATAATCATAAAGTCTGCTTACAAATACAACACAGTACAACTATTGAAATGCAACACAGTATGCCTGATACCTCCCTGTCTCTGGTGCTCAAATGTGTCCCCCAATATTTCCAGGTACACACAGGGCGTATCAGGGTGTATTACATGCCCTATAAGCTAGATACCTGCTCGACAGACGCACAACCGAAGCCCCACTGTAACCCGGCTCTAGCTACCCCATCAGAAATGAACAGGAACGATCTCACCCAtgctcctcctacacgacgtcaacgcgatgacgtcatgtccgacgtacgtttcgcgcataaAGGGCTGGCgatttctcaaggtgggaggtgatAGAGAGAGCTGCACTGCCCTCTTTTATTTCCACAGGTCTGGCGATTTTTAAAGGTACCCCTACCACACGCCAATGACGTGGTATGCAGCCCAAATGAATACATAGTATACAGTGCCAAAAATTAAAAGCTTTTAAGGAAAATGGGAGATACTCGGATGGTGTACCTAGCAACTAGTCCCAAACCTACTAAGTGCTACTCCTCTAGGGATCCCTTGCGTTTGAACACACAGATTTATGTTTACATTATCTCATTAAACACGTAGGTCGGTTGGAGCAATAATTATCATTAAGGGCAGACACTCAATAAGGGTACATATACACATAACCATACAAATTGGTTATTCTAATGATGAAACACGCCATGGGCATACGTTAATTCTGATATAGTCAGGATTGTATAAGTTGATGATGTAGGAGTGATCTAACCTGTTTTGTCCGCCCTTTCGGTCAAAACGGACATCTAGTTTTAAATTGTATACCATAAACCCACTAAAAGTGAACAGTAAACATATGTCCATGATTTGGTATCAATATCTCATATAAAAGACGTGTATATGTAACCCTCATTGAGACCCATACGGCTCAGTGTCTGCAGTGTATAGATCCACCTGCATTCAGTAGGATCTTGTTCCAATCTCCCTTGCGTTGCCCCCAGGGAATATGCTCCTCGAGAATTTTAGAACACCTTGGATCCATAAGAAACTCCAAAGACACACCACTGGCACGTCATGTAATTAATGAACATCAGGGCAACAGTGACCCATTAGTCTTCATCGGCATTGAGCATATTCCCTGGGGGCAACGCAAGGGAGATTGGAACAAGATCCTACTGCAGACTGAATGCAGGTGGATCTATACACTGCAGACACTGAGCCCTATGGGTCTCAATGAGGGTTACATATACACGTCTTTTATATGAGATATTGATACCAAATCATGGACACATGTTTACTGTTCACTTTTAGTGGGTTTATGGTATACAGTTTAAAACTAGATGGCCGTTTTGACCGAAAGGGCGGACAAAACAGGTTAGATCACTCCTACATCATCAACTTATACAATCCTGACTATATCAGAATTAACGTATGCCCATGGCATGTTTCATCATTAGAATAACCAATTTGTATGGTTATGTGTATATGTACCCTTATTGAGTGATTGCCCTTAATGATAATTATTGCTCCAACCGACCTATGTGTTTAATGAGATAATGTAAACATAAACCTGTGTGTTCAAACGCAAGGGATCCCTAGAGGAGTAGCACTTAGTAGGTTTGGGACTAGTTGCTAGGTACACCATCCGAGTATCTCCCATTTTCCTTAAAAGCTTTTAATTTTTGGCATTGTATACTATGTATTCATTTGGGCTGCATACCACGTCATTGGCGTGTGGTAGGGGTACCTTTAAAAATCGCCAGACCTGTGGAAATAAAAGAGGGCAGTGCAGCTCTCTCTatcacctcccaccttgagaaatcGCCAGCCCTttatgcgcgaaacgtacgtcggacatgacgtcatcgcgttgacgtcatGTAGGAGGAGCATGGGTGAGATCGTTCCTGTTCATTTCTGATGGGGTAGCTAGAGCCGGGTTACAGTGGGGCTTCGGTTGTACGTCTGTCGAGCAGGTATCTAGCTTACAGTATAGCGCATTTAATACACCCTGATACGCCCTGTGTGTACCTGGAAATATTGGGGGACACATTTGAGCACCGGAGACAGGGAGGTATCAGGCACACTGTGTTGCATTTCAATAGTTGTACTGTGTTGTATTTGTAAGCAGTCTTTATGATTATTTCCTATTGGGATATGGCACACATTAATCACCTATATTGCTTTGCATGCAAGAGTACTCCACCCTGAGATAATACAACCTTCTCTGTCAACCCTGTGGTGTGTGCATCACATCCATTACGATAAGCTTCACATTAGATGCCCCTATTTATATATGGTTATATGTGATGCACTGCGCTGCACCTTTAGCTGTTTATATTACTATCTGCTATCTAGTTGGATTTGATTCAAGATAATTACTATGTTCAGGACATTTGGTTAAGGGATTCATAATATTATACTGGAATTAATCACAGATATCCCTGAACCCTACTCACCTAttaagtgttttaattgtttttatgatgaTTAGAGTTAGTGTTACTGCGTCGAATATATGATTTTTGAATaaagtgtttattattttttattttttattcgattagtggtaactgtcctcccacagtgttgggagcgggtACTTGATGTTACCCCATGCAGCTGACTTTACTATATTGCTAGTGGGTATTTGTACCCGGATCTAATATACTTTTTCGGCTTTTGCTGTGCAGTGAATGGGGATCTTCTTGGGAAGTATTTTTTGTTTCCCTTCTGTGTCTTGTCTGTCAATACTATCCCCTTGCACCAGCTGAAATTTAATAGCTATCTACATATTATTTAAGATTGTGGCGAGCGGTATCTCAATAAGTTATATAATCCTTCCATAAGTGACCTTCCAGTGTTAGacatcttacagcccattcaagtcaatggtctGTTGGGTGTCTTCCAGAGTTGGAAGGCTTCATAGTAGAAATTTCAGAGACTCGAGCAGATAAATTGACCTTCTCAAGATCAGAGTTGGCACTGAGATTTGAGCTACTGCCTAAGACAGGGGTgcaaaactggggggggggggcgggagatttgtctggcgggcggttgcagaggtcccgcgcttttCCCTCaggcatttaaatgccgggggatcgcatgaggcctctggaaCAATAAaatttaccgggattcagacgctgtgacacgtctccatggtaacgcggcgtcaaatgaccatgcggggtcatgtgacgtcacaggggtcacgtgaccccggaggGTCATTTGACAGAGCCAccagttagaggagggggggggggctgagctctggagcaggcagacaggcagacaggcagacaggggggcgcagcaggaaaagtttgcgctccccggGCCTAAGACATAAAATAATGGGTTTGCACTTTTATGTGTAATATTGTAAGTGTTTTCAATTTAGGGTTTTAGTATTTTAATCTTTTGAAAATAATGAAGCAAAAGTTTTAGACTATGGGCCATGTGTAATAAatggtgctactccataagacactttcCTGAGTCGAAAAACACCTTATGGCCAGCACTTAGTCAAAATAGCACTAAAATATGTTTATGgttgtaataaaatgtttttgaTGGCCTTGTTTTAGAAGTGAAGAGTCCAAACCCAAAAATCCATACACATGGCTTTTTAATAAAGAAGCTGTCAAAGAAGACAAGAAGGCCAAAATAAAACATACGTTGACTCCTGCATTAGACGACAGTGTTAAACAAGTGACTAAAGAGTTTTGTGAGTGGGTGGCTTCTTTGGTAAGTTGACACAAGTAATTGAATAACATCCACTGTCATCCTTAAACAGTTAACTTAGAATAGTTTAAAATCAGTTTTCAGAAAAATATAATGAATCTGCTTTATTATACTGTAGCTACCCTGTGGCTTATGTCATACAAAGAGATCATGTCCTCAATTGGCCATATTTGTTCATcagtgctatttcataagacacAGGAGTGGACCTCCTAAGGTGCAGTTGGTTGTTCCCATAGATAATTGGACATAACATGGAAAATAAACATAGGAGAAAATATATGGTGCAGAGAACACAAAAAATAAACTGATTTGATCAAAGTATACTCTATGCACTCAGAGTTGTTTCATTTTTCAAGTGTGTTATTATCCCATTGGGCTCTCACTCTTTGAAAGCTGTTCCTCACTCCAGGAAACTTTCAAACCTCAAAAGCTACTCCTCTCCAAGGTGTGACCACCCACCTCACTGGTCCTC
Coding sequences within:
- the FAM47E gene encoding protein FAM47E isoform X2, whose amino-acid sequence is MSVLAGCDSDSQPRHPWYKEKLQKKYLKESNHKLNFSGALNSRRWTFLQRGVDDFRDGYPFSSDTAYIKSHKGPAPVLQNAADETDPAEKKPRKRFTREQACFSKLLPLQQARREYIAEIEYGLTQHPLILYPHLEEGIPPELFEEIVGILDPEMRLRSALATSEAEDVEQEDELSTPQREQQEPRSVKSRDLSTRQSAISEESKPKNPYTWLFNKEAVKEDKKAKIKHTLTPALDDSVKQVTKEFCEWVASLGGEECSVQESTIFSLFASGYDTKPALSVPIHVVELNNVPAELRMSVGFSRPQTALRSSHTTDHRQQSKESTYCPSWVKSRYGAWYLDPKTWKKLKINEPLTDPKAEETDKSMDLRIRLSQKDEELLELHGTIAFNDFIEKKGYRKPEFLVKIFSKKDVRGLENIITRDAESSLKNTMRCSASASTHDSIIN
- the FAM47E gene encoding protein FAM47E isoform X1, with amino-acid sequence MGQMKRYIVWAMSVLAGCDSDSQPRHPWYKEKLQKKYLKESNHKLNFSGALNSRRWTFLQRGVDDFRDGYPFSSDTAYIKSHKGPAPVLQNAADETDPAEKKPRKRFTREQACFSKLLPLQQARREYIAEIEYGLTQHPLILYPHLEEGIPPELFEEIVGILDPEMRLRSALATSEAEDVEQEDELSTPQREQQEPRSVKSRDLSTRQSAISEESKPKNPYTWLFNKEAVKEDKKAKIKHTLTPALDDSVKQVTKEFCEWVASLGGEECSVQESTIFSLFASGYDTKPALSVPIHVVELNNVPAELRMSVGFSRPQTALRSSHTTDHRQQSKESTYCPSWVKSRYGAWYLDPKTWKKLKINEPLTDPKAEETDKSMDLRIRLSQKDEELLELHGTIAFNDFIEKKGYRKPEFLVKIFSKKDVRGLENIITRDAESSLKNTMRCSASASTHDSIIN